Within the Actinomycetota bacterium genome, the region CATCTAATAACTGTTCTTCTTTTAATCTTCCCAATGTAAGTATTGACAGAACTTGTGTTTTTCCCCTTGTAAATAATCCAGATCCATGAACTACATTTCTGGGTAGATATCCAGCTTTACATGTAATCTCTCTTATATCCGTAGGTTTTCTGTTATCTGAACGAACTTTATCTTCTAAAATTCTCTTTCTAATCAATTCCTTGGTTATATTAGAAAATATATCATTTATTATATTATTATATTTCTCCCAACCTTTCTCTAATTTAGCAACTGTTATTTCTTTTAACTGATTGATCATTGCCTTTCTTTCTTCAGCATCTTCTATCTTAATTATGTCTGACATTGGTTCCTGTACAAAATTTAAAATTTTATCTGAAAGAAACTCTCTTGCTACATCCTTTTCAATCTGTTTTATGAATTTTACTATCGTTTTTTGATATTCTAACCATTGATTAGTAATTTCCTCTTTTGCCTGATTTTTTATTTCAGTTAAGGTATCATTTCTTTCCTCAACATCCTCAATCAGGAAGGCATCTAATATCTTTTCTTTTAGTGTCTCAACCAATTTTAAATAGAGGAAATCTTCCATCAGTTCTTTTTCTAATTTTCTTAGAGAATCTTCCATATCTGAAATTTTCTCTTCCCAATCCTCTTTAAGTTCATCAGAAGCAAATTGTATAGCTTTTGAAATTGATTCTTTCTTAATTTTAGAAATTTCACCTTGTCTTGTATTTGCATCCTCAATCTTAACCGCTTTTAATAAAGGTTCCCTGGCAATATCAACTAACTTATTATTTGCTTTTCTAACCATATTGCTGAATTCTATCTGTTTATCAATCTGAATATTAATAATCAATTTAGCTGCTTCAATTGCTCCTATCAAAACTTCTTCGGATACCTCATCTGCTTCTGCTTCTATCATGATGATATCATCTTTTGTTCCAGCAATAATTAAATTTAAAGAACTATTTTCTAACTGCTCAAAAGTTGGATTCATTATGTATTTCTCATCTAAATAGCCAACTCTAACTGCTCCTATCGGACCCAAAAAAGGTATATCCGAGACAGTTAATGCTGCAGATGCACCTATTATAGCCAAATTATCGAATGGATTTATATGATCCACTGAAAGAATGGTGCCAATTATTTGAACTTCATTTCGATAATCATCAGGAAATAGTGGTCTAATTGGTCTATCAATTAATCTTGCTGCCAGTATTGCATCATCTCTTGGTCTTCCCTCTCTCTTTATGAAACCTCCTGGTATTTTTCCAGCTGCATACATCCTCTCCTCAACATCAACAAGTAAGGGAAGGAAATCTAATCCGCCTCTTTCAGTTTTTGATTTAACTACAGTTATTAGTAAAACTGTACCTCCACACTTAACTAAAATAGCTCCATCTGCTTGTTTCGCCAATTCCCCAGTTTCTAAAATTATCTCCTTGTCCTCTATTGGAATTGTTACTGTTTTATTTTTCAAAATTATAACCTCCTAAAAGTTATTAACGTTAGTATTTATACCACATTAAAAAATCACAATATGCTAAAAATATAATTATTTAATATTATTTTTCAAATTATAAACTGTAAACTATAAATTCATATAATGAATAATATATATAAAGAATATTACTGGTAAACTTTAAGCATGAATTCCTAAAACATAAAACTTTGTGGATAAAAAGGAGAATGTAAGATTGAAATAATGCGAAGGACTTCTCCAAATTCTTTCTTTATAATTTCTTACTTCCTCAATCCTAATTTCTTAATTAGTTTTTTATATCTTCCAGTATCTCTTGTCTTCAAATACTCCAGAAGTCTTCTTCTCCTACCCACTTTTTTCAATAAACCTCTTCTTGAATGAAAATCTTTTTTATGAGCCTTCAAATGCTCCGTTAGATCGTTTATTTCTTGGGTTAAAATAGCTAATTGAACTTCTGAAGAACCTGTATCATTTTCGTGAACTTTATATTCTTCTATAATCTTTTGCTTCTCTTCTTTACTTAATGACAATTGTTTTTACCTCCATTTTATTACAAGCATAAGATATCGTTTGTGTTTCAATATCCTAAGCAAGGGTGGTTAATCTACTTTTACTATATTTGAATTATATATATATTATATTATATATTTTATTTTAACAATTTTATTTCAACTTTTTTAACCTTACATTTAAAAATTCTTTTAATATTCCTTTTGCTTTTTTAATATCTTTTTTAATCTGATTCACTAACTTTTCAACTGATTCAAATTTAATCTCATTTCTCAATTTATCTATAAAACATAATCTCAACATCTCTGATTTCATTAACTCTTTAACCTTTTCTTCCTTTGTATCTAAAATATAGAATTCAATTGTTCTTTTTTTTCCATCAAAAGTTGGTCTTTTACCAATATTTATTAAACAATACCTTCTTAGACTATTCGACTTTATTTCTCCTAAGTATACGCCATCACCTGGTAAAACCAGTTCTTCTAACATTTTAATATTTATTGTTGGAAAACCGATAACTTTTCCCATCCCCTTGCCCTTTATTACTGATCCATAGATTTCATAAGTTCTTTGTAATAAATTATTGGCTTTGAATATTTCTCCCTTCATTATTAATTCCCGAATTAGAGTGCTGGAAACTGTTTTATCATTAACTTTTAATAATGGTATGACATTTACCTTAACATTTTGTTCTTCAAAATATCTTTTTAAAAAATCTACATTGCCTTTTGCTTTATAACCAAATCTAAAATCTTCACCAATTACTAATAATTTAGGATTAATTTTCCTTTTTATTATCTCATCTAAAAACTTTTCTTTAGTTATCATTGAAAAATCTTTTGTAAAAGGTATTACAATTACTAAATCAACATCAAAACAATTGATTAATTTAAGTCTATCTTCTAAAGATGTAAGCAAAGAGAATTCTTTAGCCGGGAAAAAGACTTTATTGGGATGTGGATGAAAGGTTAATATAACAAATGGAATATCTTTTTCCAATGATATTTTTTTACCAATACCTAATATTTTTTGATGACCAATATGGACACCATCAAAAAAACCAATGGTTAATACATTGCCCTTTTTATAATTTAAATTTTCTTTATGTTCATTTAAATTTTTCAATTTAACAATTTTTATCATTTTCCTAATAAAAAAGAATTAAAAATAATCACAAATTAAAAAGTATAGGTTCTGCTAAGAATCTCATCAAATTTGTGTGTAAGAACTTAATTTAGCATTATCCAAGCTTTTGCCACTACCATCTTACTATTAGATTCTGTATCTAAATTAATATTCCTGACCGTTTTGTATAGACTTATAGATTTTTTAGTATTTGTATATATAATTATTGTTTCTTCTTTTTTACATATTAAAGGTATATTTTTAATCATATTAAGTGAAAGAGGAGCACCATTTTCTATCATTTTTTTAAAAAAATCTTTAATCTTTACTTTCTTATAAATCTTTAAAAATTCTGAAATTGGAATTACTATTTCATTAATTCTTTTCATTAAAGCTAAATTTTCTAACTGCTCCAATTTATAGGAATCTTCTATCTTATAATTTCCGATTCTTGTTCTTACTAAGTTTGTTAATGTTGCGTATGTTTTTAATTTTATTCCTATATCTCTCGCTAAAGCTCTGATATATGTTCCAGAAGAGCAATTAACTTTTATTTTTAATATAGAATTTTTTATTGTATCTATTAATTGAATTTTATATATTTTTACTTTCTTAGGTTTTATTTCAACCTTTTCATTTTTTCTGGCAATTTTATATAGTTCTTTTCCCTTTAACTTTATAGCAGAATAAATTGGAGGAACCTGATCTATTTCTCCAACAAAGCTATCCAGCACTTTCTTTAAACTTTTATGATAACTTTTAAAATTCTTTACAACTATTATTTTATTCTTCTCTCTAATATTGTTTATATTTATATTCTCTAATCTCCTACTTAACTCATCTTTACTTAATCTTTTAACTATCTCTCCATAACTATCCAGCGTATCAGTTTCATATCCTAATTCTATTTCTGCAACATATTCTTTACTGTATTTAACTAAAATTTGTGAAAGTTTCGTTGCCTTTCCTATGCAAACAAGCAAAACCCCGGTTGCTAATGGGTCTAAAGTTCCAGTATGCCCCACCTTAACTTTTGGAAAAAGATTTCTTATCTCCTCAACAACATCGTGTGAAGTTAAACCTTTTGGTTTATTGATTATTATTAATCCATCTTTTATATAATTTTTCATTTTTATAAAAAAAATAAATATAAATTTTTAAATTTATAAATATAATTTCAATAAACCGTAAAATAGGCAACAGTCATATATGTGATGTTACTTTTTTGTAACTTAGAAAGAATCATATATGCAGTGCTACAAAATCAAACTTAAGATTCATATTACAAAGAGAAAAAATTTGTTTATACAGGGGTGCTACTTATCATCTAATTATTTGTATTGAACTTATTCTCTAGTTGTTTAATACAATCATTTAAATTTCTACTATTACAATGATAGCCTGCAGCCATTGGATGACCTCCACCACCAAACTTATTAGCAATTTTGGAAACATCTGTATCACTTGATGATCTAAGACTAACTCTGTATGTACCATCTTTTTGTTGCTTAAATACTGCTGCGAGTTTTACATTTTCAATTGCTCTTATTACATTTATAAATTCCATTGAAGCTGAATATGGAAGATTTAATTCCTTTGAGTCGTCCTGTAGAACATAAGAGTAAATTAGTGAACCACCTTTTGAAGTTTTTGTTCTTTTAATCATTAATTTATGCAGGTCAAGTGTAGATATAGGCTTATTTTCATAAATACTTTTAAATATTTTATTAGGATTTACTCCTATAGAAATAAGTTCAGCAGCCATAATATGACTATGACTAGTAGTATTTATATACTGAAACTTCCCACTATCAGCTACTAATCCAGTATATAGACACTCAGCTATTTCAATATCTATTTTTATATTATTTTCCTTAAAAATATCATATAGAATCTGAGTAACAGAGGCAGCTTCTGGAATTATTAAATTTATATCACCAAATTTTGTATTTTTATAATGATGATCAATATTTATTATCATTTTATAGTTATGCCTATTGAGATTTGGATAGAATTTATTGATGATATTATTAGTGGAATTATCTAAAGAAATTAAAATTGTTTTAGAATCAATTTGTGGGTGATTTTTCTTTAAATTATTTGCATGAGGAAGTTTAACATACTGATATGGAATTTCATTATCCCATGCTATTTCAACATTCTTTCTCCACTTTTTTAATAAACAAAACACAGCAAGGAGTGAGCCCATTGCATCACCATCAGGAATTTTATGAATAAAAAGTACAAATTTATCTTCATTTTTTAATATTTGCGCAATTTTCTTTGAAATATTTTTATGGTTTGTTATTTTCAACTTTTTTTACCTTCCTTCTCTTTTATTTCAGAAATTAATTTTGATATCCTTATACCTTCCTCAATAGATTTGTCAAAGAAGAATTTAATTTCTGGTGTAAATTTTAAATCTAATCTTTTTCCAAGTAAGCTTCTAATATATTTTTTTGCACTTTCAAGTCCTTTTATACTTTGTTCTTTCTCTTCATCAGAACCGTATATACTAATATAAATATTCGCAATTCTCAAATCAGGAGTAACTTTTACTTTAGTCACAGTCACAAACCCAATCCTTGGATCCTTTATCTCTCTTTGTAAAATTTCACTTAATTCTTTCTGAATAGCTATTTCCACTTTTCTTACTCTTTCTACACCCATTTCTTTTCATCTCCATTAATTATCATTAAATTTTAAACTTATGTTAATTTTTTTAAACACCATATTTTAAATCAAATATTAAAATATTAAAAGTAATTATAATAATTTCGTAATAACAGCTGTAATAATTAATAGTTTAAGTAAACAAGTTAATTTAAAAAAAGCTTGAATTATTAAAACATTAAACCTTTATTCTATTTCCTTTCATT harbors:
- the rpsO gene encoding 30S ribosomal protein S15 is translated as MSLSKEEKQKIIEEYKVHENDTGSSEVQLAILTQEINDLTEHLKAHKKDFHSRRGLLKKVGRRRRLLEYLKTRDTGRYKKLIKKLGLRK
- a CDS encoding bifunctional riboflavin kinase/FAD synthetase, coding for MIKIVKLKNLNEHKENLNYKKGNVLTIGFFDGVHIGHQKILGIGKKISLEKDIPFVILTFHPHPNKVFFPAKEFSLLTSLEDRLKLINCFDVDLVIVIPFTKDFSMITKEKFLDEIIKRKINPKLLVIGEDFRFGYKAKGNVDFLKRYFEEQNVKVNVIPLLKVNDKTVSSTLIRELIMKGEIFKANNLLQRTYEIYGSVIKGKGMGKVIGFPTINIKMLEELVLPGDGVYLGEIKSNSLRRYCLINIGKRPTFDGKKRTIEFYILDTKEEKVKELMKSEMLRLCFIDKLRNEIKFESVEKLVNQIKKDIKKAKGILKEFLNVRLKKLK
- a CDS encoding tRNA pseudouridine(55) synthase TruB yields the protein MKNYIKDGLIIINKPKGLTSHDVVEEIRNLFPKVKVGHTGTLDPLATGVLLVCIGKATKLSQILVKYSKEYVAEIELGYETDTLDSYGEIVKRLSKDELSRRLENININNIREKNKIIVVKNFKSYHKSLKKVLDSFVGEIDQVPPIYSAIKLKGKELYKIARKNEKVEIKPKKVKIYKIQLIDTIKNSILKIKVNCSSGTYIRALARDIGIKLKTYATLTNLVRTRIGNYKIEDSYKLEQLENLALMKRINEIVIPISEFLKIYKKVKIKDFFKKMIENGAPLSLNMIKNIPLICKKEETIIIYTNTKKSISLYKTVRNINLDTESNSKMVVAKAWIMLN
- a CDS encoding bifunctional oligoribonuclease/PAP phosphatase NrnA; this encodes MKITNHKNISKKIAQILKNEDKFVLFIHKIPDGDAMGSLLAVFCLLKKWRKNVEIAWDNEIPYQYVKLPHANNLKKNHPQIDSKTILISLDNSTNNIINKFYPNLNRHNYKMIINIDHHYKNTKFGDINLIIPEAASVTQILYDIFKENNIKIDIEIAECLYTGLVADSGKFQYINTTSHSHIMAAELISIGVNPNKIFKSIYENKPISTLDLHKLMIKRTKTSKGGSLIYSYVLQDDSKELNLPYSASMEFINVIRAIENVKLAAVFKQQKDGTYRVSLRSSSDTDVSKIANKFGGGGHPMAAGYHCNSRNLNDCIKQLENKFNTNN
- the rbfA gene encoding 30S ribosome-binding factor RbfA codes for the protein MGVERVRKVEIAIQKELSEILQREIKDPRIGFVTVTKVKVTPDLRIANIYISIYGSDEEKEQSIKGLESAKKYIRSLLGKRLDLKFTPEIKFFFDKSIEEGIRISKLISEIKEKEGKKS